A region from the Vicia villosa cultivar HV-30 ecotype Madison, WI linkage group LG3, Vvil1.0, whole genome shotgun sequence genome encodes:
- the LOC131655651 gene encoding protein MKS1-like gives MDQFPYIPTGRSPKRELQGPRPTPLRIHKDSHKIKKPPLAPPQQQQQQQHQQQPRLPIIIYTVSPKVIHTTPGDFMNLVQRLTGSSSSTSSSSVSSSSLSSSNIDPFNPFHGDGTISPAARYATVEKAMSPLGRRQQQLQQHLQLQQQHQIVLPTTTNTTTITTSTSDVVSDMEVIEQVELMNHGVERGNMMFQGILSPGPASLSPIPANFFSPPSSDPNMFSNLLQDFSPALLSSRNFMEPGANFFLPSPSNFVSPQTPSIDLFNYFLD, from the coding sequence ATGGATCAATTCCCATACATTCCCACTGGAAGATCACCAAAACGAGAACTTCAAGGTCCTCGTCCTACACCTCTTAGAATACACAAAGACTCTCACAAAATCAAGAAACCACCGTTGGCGCCGCCgcagcaacaacaacagcaacagcaTCAACAACAGCCGCGCCTACCGATTATAATATACACCGTCTCCCCTAAGGTAATCCACACCACACCCGGCGACTTCATGAACCTCGTTCAACGTCTCACCGGCTCCTCCTcctccacctcttcctcctcagtATCTTCCTCCTCTTTATCATCGTCAAACATAGATCCTTTCAATCCTTTTCACGGTGACGGGACAATATCACCCGCGGCGCGTTATGCCACGGTAGAGAAAGCTATGTCTCCTTTgggaagaagacaacaacaactacaacaacatcTACAACTACAACAACAGCATCAAATAGTActaccaacaacaacaaatacTACTACTATTACTACTAGTACTAGTGATGTAGTAAGCGACATGGAAGTGATAGAACAAGTAGAACTGATGAATCATGGAGTTGAGAGAGGAAACATGATGTTTCAAGGGATTTTATCTCCGGGACCGGCTTCGCTATCTCCGATTCCGGCAAACTTTTTCTCGCCGCCGTCTTCGGATCCAAACATGTTCAGCAACTTACTTCAAGATTTCAGTCCTGCACTTCTTAGTAGTAGAAATTTTATGGAGCCTGGTGCTAATTTCTTTTTACCCAGTCCTTCTAATTTTGTTTCACCTCAAACTCCTTCTATTGATTTATTTAACTATTTCTTAGACTAA